One Drosophila willistoni isolate 14030-0811.24 chromosome 2R unlocalized genomic scaffold, UCI_dwil_1.1 Seg167, whole genome shotgun sequence DNA segment encodes these proteins:
- the LOC6643817 gene encoding tetratricopeptide repeat protein 19 homolog, mitochondrial isoform X2 produces MIIKNFCKFTQYMTRLRARPLSRDSCHTVPFSRSADLSKWDTGTGTVFGIRSSLILCRANRKQQYEHSKSPPPLGTGAALAFSAAFTFSLFGDSDKDKEETPEEKLIHLIKRSILCIQRDQFDKAEQMLHLALRMAQDIQSKDGITYVYDIMANLAMEREQFKKAEKIFADVMKRLFADGHTEDSPKILHISSKIAHMSQLQGELEKSYQGFTWTLQRLSKLLENMPQEKDKDIKELYGLTKNWY; encoded by the exons ATGATTATTAAGAACTTTTGCAAGTTTACACAATATATGACACGCTTGCGTGCTCGACCCCTATCCCGAGACTCTTGTCACACGGTGCCATTTAGTAGAAGCGCTGATTTGTCCAAATGGGACACAGGAACCGGGACAGTATTTGGGATAAGATCATCATTGATCCTCTGTCGAGCAAACCGAAAACAACAGTATGAACATTCGAAATCACCGCCACCTCTAGGCACAGGTGCAGCACTGGCATTCTCTGCAGCCTTCACCTTTAGTTTGTTTGGCGATTCTGATAAGGATAAAGAAGAGACACCTGAAGAGAAACTGATCCATCTAATCAAACGCTCCATACTTTGTATACAAAGAGATCAATTTGACAAGGCCGAACAGATGTTGCATCTCGCCCTGCGTATGGCCCAAGATATACAAAGCAAAGACGGAATCACATATGTGTATGATATAATGGCCAACTTGGCCATGGAGCGAGAGCAATTCAAAAAGGCTGAGAAAATCTTTGCGGATGTCATGAAACGTTTGTTTGCCGATGGACACACAGAGGATAGTCCTAAG ATTTTACACATAAGCTCTAAAATCGCACATATGTCACAATTGCAAGGCGAATTGGAAAAAAGCTATCAAGGATTTACATGGACCTTACAGCGGTTAAGCAAATTGCTGGAGAATATGCCACAGGAAAAGGACAAAGACATAAAGGAGCTATACGGTCTGACAAAGAATTGGTATTAA
- the LOC6643817 gene encoding tetratricopeptide repeat protein 19 homolog, mitochondrial isoform X1 — MIIKNFCKFTQYMTRLRARPLSRDSCHTVPFSRSADLSKWDTGTGTVFGIRSSLILCRANRKQQYEHSKSPPPLGTGAALAFSAAFTFSLFGDSDKDKEETPEEKLIHLIKRSILCIQRDQFDKAEQMLHLALRMAQDIQSKDGITYVYDIMANLAMEREQFKKAEKIFADVMKRLFADGHTEDSPKILHISSKIAHMSQLQGELEKSYQGFTWTLQRLSKLLENMPQEKDKDIKELYGLTKNWFGQLLMKQGKYKEAKNLFKEAYDILIEVYGSVNEASLTILNNISVAYVNLENYAEAKETLLLAMSLAKELKDVTQEGILQANLGLVYLREGLMKQAEAACKLAWKLGKKHQNSDAIEQAEYCLNEIKSSMNG, encoded by the exons ATGATTATTAAGAACTTTTGCAAGTTTACACAATATATGACACGCTTGCGTGCTCGACCCCTATCCCGAGACTCTTGTCACACGGTGCCATTTAGTAGAAGCGCTGATTTGTCCAAATGGGACACAGGAACCGGGACAGTATTTGGGATAAGATCATCATTGATCCTCTGTCGAGCAAACCGAAAACAACAGTATGAACATTCGAAATCACCGCCACCTCTAGGCACAGGTGCAGCACTGGCATTCTCTGCAGCCTTCACCTTTAGTTTGTTTGGCGATTCTGATAAGGATAAAGAAGAGACACCTGAAGAGAAACTGATCCATCTAATCAAACGCTCCATACTTTGTATACAAAGAGATCAATTTGACAAGGCCGAACAGATGTTGCATCTCGCCCTGCGTATGGCCCAAGATATACAAAGCAAAGACGGAATCACATATGTGTATGATATAATGGCCAACTTGGCCATGGAGCGAGAGCAATTCAAAAAGGCTGAGAAAATCTTTGCGGATGTCATGAAACGTTTGTTTGCCGATGGACACACAGAGGATAGTCCTAAG ATTTTACACATAAGCTCTAAAATCGCACATATGTCACAATTGCAAGGCGAATTGGAAAAAAGCTATCAAGGATTTACATGGACCTTACAGCGGTTAAGCAAATTGCTGGAGAATATGCCACAGGAAAAGGACAAAGACATAAAGGAGCTATACGGTCTGACAAAGAATTG gTTTGGACAATTGCTAATGAAACAAGGCAAATATAAAGAGGCTAAAAATCTCTTCAAAGAGGCCTATGATATACTAATAGAAGTATATGGATCTGTTAATGAAGCCTCATTGACCATTTTGAATAATATTAGTGTGGCCTATGTCAAT CTGGAAAATTATGCCGAAGCCAAGGAAACTCTGTTGCTAGCCATGTCTCTGGCAAAAGAGCTAAAAGATGTAACACAAGAGGGCATACTTCAAGCAAATTTAGGCCTCGTTTATCTTCGAGAGGGTCTAATGAAACAAGCTGAAGCTGCTTGTAAATTGGCTTGGAAATTGGGTAAAAAACATCAGAACTCTGATGCCATTGAGCAGGCCGAATATTGCCTTAATGAGATCAAAAGCTCTATGAACGGTTGA
- the LOC6643818 gene encoding protein catecholamines up, giving the protein MAKQLAEFEPSKLQFYQKLALGLILGVILLSLPALCEGQANPSFKYSREANENFDPQKAPAVHHHHDHDDHDHDHHDHDHHHHDHDHDHHDHDHHHHDHPQHKQSHSKPPLDMKSIWLHSMGSTLLISAAPFVLLYIIPLDNSEAMKPRLKVLLAFASGGLLGDAFLHLIPHATHPHSHGEDGHDHGHAHHDHHHHDHDHEGGHGHGHDMSVGLWVLGGIIAFLSVEKIVRILKGGQGHGHSHGGPKPVPPKKSSTSDSGDGDKASKSPKPKKEQKTTKPTKTEAKSKPEPEGEVEISGYLNLAADFAHNFTDGLAIGASYLAGNSIGIVTTITILLHEVPHEIGDFAILIKSGCSRRKAMLLQLVTALGALAGTALALLGAGSGEAPWVLPFTAGGFIYIATVSVLPELLEESTKLKQSLKEIFALLTGVALMIVIAKFE; this is encoded by the exons ATGGCCAAACAATTGGCTGAATTCGAGCCGAGTAAGCTGCAATTCTATCAGAAACTTGCATTGGGCTTGATACTTGGTGTGATTCTACTCTCCTTACCGGCACTATGCGAGGGTCAAGCAAATCCCAGTTTTAAATACTCGCGGgaagcaaatgaaaattttgatCCCCAGAAGGCTCCTGCagtgcatcatcatcatgatcatgatgatcATGACCATGACCACCatgatcatgatcatcatcaccatGATCATGACCACgatcatcatgatcatgaCCACCATCATCACGATCATCCGCAGCATAAGCAAAGCCACTCAAAGCCACCTCTGG ATATGAAGAGCATTTGGCTGCATTCGATGGGCTCCACATTGCTTATCAGTGCCGCTCCATTTGTGCTGCTTTACATCATTCCTCTAGATAACAGCGAAGCTATGAAACCTCGCCTAAAAGTTTTACTAGCCTTCGCTTCCGGTGGTTTGTTGGGCGAtgcatttttgcatttgattcCCCATGCCACCCATCCTCACTCGCATGGCGAAGATGGACACGATCACGGGCATGCCCAccatgatcatcatcatcacgaTCATGATCATGAAGGGGGACACGGACATGGTCATGATATGAGCGTTGGTCTGTGGGTCTTGGGTGGTATTATAGCCTTCCTATCCGTTGAAAAAATCGTACGCATCCTAAAGGGTGGTCAGGGTCATGGACACAGTCATGGTGGGCCAAAGCCGGTGCCTCCCAAGAAGTCGTCAACAAGTGATTCTGGTGATGGTGACAAAGCATCAAAATCTCCCAAGCCtaagaaagaacaaaaaaccacCAAACCAACAAAGACAGAAGCGAAGTCAAAGCCCGAGCCAGAGGGTGAAGTGGAAATCTCTGGATATTTAAATCTGGCTGCCGATTTTGCGCACAACTTCACCGATGGTCTGGCTATTGGTGCATCCTATTTAGCTGGCAATAGCATTGGCATTGTCACCACAATCACTATTCTTCTGCATGAAGTGCCACACGAGATTGGAGACTTTGCCATTTTGATCAAATCTGGTTGTTCTCGCCGCAAAGCCATGCTGTTGCAACTGGTAACAGCTTTGGGGGCATTGGCTGGAACGGCCTTGGCTCTTCTAGGTGCCGGTAGTGGAGAAGCACCTTGGGTTTTACCCTTCACGGCCGGAGGGTTCATTTATATAGCAACAGTGAGCGTATTGCCCGAACTGCTGGAGGAATCTACGAAACTAAAACAATCTCTAAAGGAGATTTTTGCGCTTCTCACAGGAGTGGCGCTTATGATTGTCATAGCAAAATTCGAGTAG
- the LOC6643819 gene encoding E3 ubiquitin-protein ligase MIB2, whose protein sequence is MRASIPPGIRVVRGPNWIWSNQDDGEGHVGTVCEIGRSGSTHSPENTVVVNWDSGHRTNYRVGYQNQFDLIIVDNAQVGVRHSNVVCDGCSKAGIAGIVFKCAQCANFHLCAFCYAADLHDLEHPFIRYTTPNSLGVRVPIRKGSKRIQLRGIFVGAKVVRGPDWEWNEQDGGEGKTGRVMEIRGWDNESCRSVANVSWVTGSTNVYRLGHKGNVDLKYISATCGGHYYKDHMPVLGQPEEQQPVAPMVKPSFSVGDRVKVCLEVDALMKLQQGHGGWNPRMVEHLAKLGTVHRITDKGDIRVQYENCPNRWTFHPAALVKVVSFRVGDLVTIINDANKVQQLQKGHGEWIDIMRYALGKLCKVVKVYSDGDLRIQQLDDGFEWTLNPKCVKLERSPLATAAERSNSMMDLSHRRTDHVMTPLSGLSGSSVADKLVREAAQGHLEFVRQYLDINPSQVDVMSGGKACIQVASHQGYVELVTYLISKGANVNAVDKEGDSALHYAAFGNQPTTMRVLLQHGAEVNFLNSSHCSALHICAHKKTPHCVRELLQHNANVNIQDSYGDTALHDAIGKENTEVVELLCNAPNLDFTVKNNRGFNVLHHAALKGNVVAARRILQLSRQLVNVRKDDGFAALHLAALNGHAQVVETLVTEGQAELDIRNNRRQTPFLLAVSQGHASVVERLVKLSCDVNAKDEDGDNAMHLCIIKKSNLQQAAEPSQEEAPEIHNFYISLVQCASVRSEDRLMYSILIYLARHGCRVELNNANASIFEWITDRQIRQLIFGQQSGAGAGELEPTVLQANMQALDMGVGGGGSGGGGGIVVEEATEAIAGAGPPPPPPQRQLEPPPTTSSSSSNNHNTTDQPTPTAHASPGVKKLNSDAAAASSNVSPQVAPRKKAPKPPAPSATVADTLSVTPGAGSLALPPSGPTPPLECIVCNEILQLVRFEPCQHQIACEECGIRMKKCLRCGVAIERRVTHNGRTVALSSSTSSPSDPTRLPSGDLLRYLENKVQEFEESHFCGICMERKRDVAFLCGHGACSHCAETLRTCHMCRKTILKKINLY, encoded by the exons ATGCGAGCCTCCATTCCGCCCGGCATACGTGTGGTTCGCGGACCAAATTGGATATGGTCGAATCAAG ACGACGGAGAAGGTCATGTGGGTACGGTTTGTGAAATAGGACGCAGTGGATCAACACATTCACCAGAGAACACAGTTGTTGTCAATTGGGATTCCGGCCATCGAACCAATTATCGTGTTGGCTATcaaaatcaatttgatttaataATTGTTGATAATGCCCAAGTTG GTGTTCGCCATTCGAATGTGGTTTGTGATGGCTGCTCCAAGGCTGGCATAGCTGGCATTGTCTTTAAGTGTGCTCAATGTGCCAATTTTCATTTGTGCGCCTTTTGCTATGCAGCCGATTTGCATGATTTAGAGCATCCCTTCATTAGATATACGACACCAAATTCGTTGGGTGTACGTGTGCCCATACGTAAGGGCTCGAAACGTATTCAATTGCGTGGCATCTTTGTTGGCGCCAAGGTTGTACGCGGTCCAGACTGGGAGTGGAACGAACAGGACGGCGGTGAGGGTAAAACCGGGCGTGTTATGGAAATACGAGGCTGGGACAACGAATCTTGTCGCAGTGTAGCTAATGTCTCGTGGGTAACTGGTTCAACGAACGTCTATCGATTGGGACATAAGGGCAACGTTGATCTTAAATATATATCGGCCACTTGTGGTGGGCATTATTACAAGGATCATATGCCAGTGTTGGGACAACCAGAGGAACAGCAACCGGTAGCGCCAATGGTGAAGCCAAGCTTCTCTGTTGGAGATCGTGTCAAGGTGTGCCTGGAAGTGGATGCCCTTATGAAATTACAACAAGGCCATGGTGGTTGGAATCCTCGTATGGTGGAGCATTTAGCCAAATTGGGCACAGTTCATCGCATTACGGACAAGGGCGATATTCG AGTTCAATATGAGAATTGCCCCAATCGTTGGACATTTCATCCCGCCGCTCTCGTTAAGGTTGTATCATTTCGTGTAGGCGATTTAGTTACCATAATCAATGATGCCAATAAAGTTCAACAATTGCAAAAAGGTCACGGTGAATGGATTGACATTATGCGTTAT GCTCTTGGCAAACTTTGTAAAGTAGTTAAAGTCTATTCAGATGGGGATTTACGTATCCAGCAATTGGACGATGGCTTTGAATGGACACTGAATCCAAAATGTGTCAAACTGGAACGTTCACCATTGGCCACAGCAGCCGAACGTTCGAATAGCATGATGGATCTAAGTCATCGTCGCACTGATCATGTGATGACACCGCTTTCCGGTTTATCTGGCAGCTCAGTGGCTGACAAATTGGTACGCGAAGCTGCCCAAGGGCATTTGGAGTTTGTGCGCCAATATCTGGATATTAATCCCAGTCAAGTGGATGTGATGAGTGGTGGCAAGGCATGCATTCAAGTGGCATCGCATCAGGGATATGTCGAGCTTGTTACTTACCTCATCTCAAAGGGCGCCAATGTAAATGCTGTCGACAAGGAAGGCGATTCGGCGTTGCATTATGCCGCTTTTGGCAATCAGCCAACCACAATGCGAGTCCTGCTCCAGCATGGAGCCGAAGTCAATTTTCTCAATTCGAGCCATTGCTCAGCCCTGCACATTTGTGCGCACAAGAAGACGCCGCACTGTGTGCGCGAATTACTCCAGCACAATGCCAATGTTAATATACAGGACTCCTATGGGGATACGGCACTACATGACGCCATTGGGAAGGAGAATACCGAAGTGGTGGAACTGTTGTGTAATGCACCTAATCTCGATTTCACTGTAAAGAATAATCGTGGCTTTAATGTGTTGCATCATGCCGCCCTTAAGGGTAATGTGGTGGCCGCTAGACGGATTCTACAGCTCTCCCGCCAATTGGTAAATGTGCGCAAGGATGATGGATTTGCCGCCCTCCATTTGGCTGCTCTTAACGGACACGCCCAGGTGGTAGAGACTCTGGTCACCGAGGGACAGGCTGAACTTGACATACGCAATAATCGACGTCAGACACCCTTCCTCTTGGCCGTCTCTCAAGGTCATGCCAGCGTAGTGGAGCGGCTAGTAAAGCTCTCATGCGATGTCAATGCCAAGGACGAGGATGGGGACAATGCCATGCATTTGTGTATCATCAAGAAATCAAACCTACAACAGGCAGCCGAACCTTCCCAGGAGGAAGCGCCCGAGATACATAACTTCTATATAAGTCTGGTACAGTGTGCCAGTGTGCGGAGCGAGGATCGTCTGATGTATAGCATACTAATCTATTTGGCTCGACATGGTTGCCGAGTAGAACTTAACAATGCCAATGCAAGCATTTTCGAATGGATTACCGATCGTCAGATTAGGCAACTAATCTTTGGCCAACAATCCGGTGCTGGAGCTGGTGAATTGGAACCAACTGTCTTGCAAGCCAACATGCAAGCCCTAGACAtgggtgttggtggtggtggtagcggcggcggcggtggtaTTGTGGTTGAGGAGGCAACGGAAGCCATTGCCGGTGCAGGGCCTCCGCCGCCTCCACCACAGCGTCAGCTAGAGCCGCCGCCAACAACCAGTAGCAGCAGTAGTAACAACCACAATACCACCGATCAGCCAACACCTACAGCTCATGCCTCGCCTGGTGTGAAAAAACTCAATTCAGATGCGGCAGCTGCATCGTCCAATGTCTCACCGCAAGTGGCGCCGAGAAAAAAGGCTCCAAAACCGCCAGCTCCCTCAGCTACTGTCGCCGACACATTAAGTGTTACGCCAGGAGCTGGATCTTTGGCACTTCCTCCATCGGGGCCAACACCTCCATTGGAATGCATTGTGTGTAATGAGATTTTGCAATTAGTACGCTTTGAGCCATGCCAGCATCAAATTGCTTGCGAGGAATGCGGGATACGTATGAAAAAGTGTTTACGCTGTGGCGTGGCCATTGAGCGACGGGTTACCCACAATGGACGCACTGTGGCTCTATCATCATCCACATCATCGCCCAGTGATCCCACACGTCTGCCCTCGGGCGATCTGCTGCGTTATTTGGAGAACAAAGTTCAGGAATTCGAAGAATCCCACTTTTGTGGAATTTGCATGGAAAGGAAGCGAGATGTTGCCTTTCTATGTGGACATGGCGCCTGTTCACATTGCGCCGAGACATTGCGCACGTGCCACATGTGTCGCAAGACTATACTCAAAAAGATCAATTTGTATTAA
- the LOC6643820 gene encoding dolichyl-diphosphooligosaccharide--protein glycosyltransferase subunit DAD1, with translation MVEITGVIAKFYNDYVQNTPKKLKLVDIYLGYILLTGIIQFVYCCLVGTFPFNSFLSGFISTVSCFVLAVCLRLQANPQNKAVFAGISPERGFADFIFAHVILHLVVMNFIG, from the coding sequence ATGGTTGAAATCACCGGTGTAATTGCCAAATTCTACAACGATTATGTGCAGAACACGCCGAAGAAACTGAAGTTGGTGGACATCTATCTGGGCTATATTCTATTGACCGGCATCATTCAGTTTGTTTACTGCTGCTTGGTGGGCACTTTTCCATTCAATTCGTTCCTGTCAGGATTCATCAGTACAGTCAGCTGCTTCGTCCTTGCCGTTTGTCTGCGTCTGCAAGCCAATCCCCAAAATAAGGCCGTATTTGCAGGAATTTCACCGGAGCGTGGATTCGCTGATTTTATCTTTGCCCATGTGATACTGCATTTAGTTGTAATGAATTTCATTGGCTAA
- the LOC6643821 gene encoding uncharacterized protein LOC6643821, giving the protein MSYNRKSRPASKQQNTVPRRILQPNLTAATAPKVDVRANNGSEPENSPLGAKSKGPVRTPKLLPLIPVEAPMMMPTTSRLAAPQYNTTIRRQEEINTLNQMRTVVTEANITPRSKELIAPKITQKLNFPPDRTVFTDLPALNVNDSILVPQKVKRNTKAQGKKPMEPQLADYLEPIEPIIMPLPEPELNLDFPDEPFDYFQLYKDAFHPKK; this is encoded by the exons aTGTCTTACAACCGTAAGTCTCGTCCAGCTTCTAAGCAACAAAATACCGTGCCGCGTCGCATACTGCAGCCGAACTTGACGGCGGCAACTGCTCCAAAGGTTGACGTAAGGGCAAACAATGGCTCCGAGCCGGAGAATTCTCCTTTAGGCGCCAAAAGCAAAGGACCTGTAAGGACGCCGAAACTCTTGCCATTAATACCAGTTGAAGCACCAATGATGATGCCAACAACAAGCCGGCTAGCAGCTCCTCAATATAACACAACCATTCGCAGACAGGAAGAGATTAATACATTGAACCAAATGAGAACAGTAGTGACCGAAGCAAACATCACACCCCGCTCCAAGGAACTAATTGCTCCAAAG ATCACACAAAAGTTAAACTTTCCACCGGATCGCACTGTATTTACGGATTTGCCGGCATTGAATGTAAATGACTCGATATTGGTGCCGCAGAAGGTTAAGCGAAATACGAAAGCTCAGGGTAAAAAACCAATGGAACCTCAATTGGCGGATTATTTGGAACCTATAGAACCCATAATAATGCCGCTGCCAGAACCGGAGCTTAATTTGGACTTTCCAGATGAGCCATTTGATTATTTTCAGTTGTATAAGGATGCGTTTCATCCAAAGAAGTAA
- the LOC6643822 gene encoding uncharacterized protein LOC6643822, producing MALARARPDQLPKDAVIITEDQALKYQWKIITAWDKLGDVWALRYSSGVLSAMAAVTGAYINNHYRTKLRLGNQGRLSSYLPIVAVPAIFTMLTHKFFIQRPILINPMGECPVCIQVRSAAFQTGLGVVYPTILAPFAAFMFATRCYTYRLPSITENPREVFMLWRKFTRPLAPVLGSILAFHALLAMFLTGREEKENFGIMLRLKEIEHELEMNDMPQRVDF from the exons atggctCTAGCCAGAGCAAGGCCGGACCAATTGCCAAAGGATGCGGTTATAATCACAGAGGACCAAGCCCTCAAATACCAATGGAAAATTATAACAGCCTGGGATAAGTTGGGCGATGT TTGGGCGTTACGCTACTCATCCGGCGTACTTAGCGCCATGGCCGCCGTCACAGGTGCTTATATCAATAATCACTATAGGACAAAATTGCGTTTGGGAAACCAAGGACGACTCTCAAGTTATCTGCCAATTGTTGCTGTGCCGGCAATATTCACCATGCTAACGCATAAGTTTTTTATACAGCGGCCCATCCTGATAAATCCTATGGGTGAATGCCCAGTGTGTATACAAGTACGGAGTGCTGCCTTTCAAACTGGCCTGGGAGTTGTATATCCCACAATATTAGCTCCATTTGCTGCATTTATGTTTGCCACCCGCTGCTACACGTATCGTTTGCCTTCAATAACAGAGAATCCTCGTGAAGTCTTTATGTTGTGGCGAAAGTTTACTCGCCCATTAGCTCCCGTTTTGGGTTCTATTCTTGCTTTCCATGCTCTGTTGGCCATGTTTTTGACGGGTAGGGAAGAGAAAGAAAACTTTGGCATTATGTTACGCCTTAAAGAAATCGAACATGAGCTGGAGATGAATGATATGCCGCAGCGAGtagatttttaa